From Humisphaera borealis, the proteins below share one genomic window:
- a CDS encoding PQQ-binding-like beta-propeller repeat protein: MTLRFPMMICSVLLLAATTSRGADWPVWRGPSGSGISTEAGWAPWDEKGPRIAWRAQVGVGFSSFVAARGRVYTAGYADDADSIVCLDAETGKVVWKHSYPAELGAKFFEGGTTGTPTVDGDRVYFLSRAGDVWCLDAAAGKPIWSANIQKQLGVNVPGWGFGGAPVVHQDLLLLNAGEAGVALDKASGKVVWQSGKKDAGYSTPYLTRVGTDTLAIFGSAQSYIAVNPQTGKEAWRVRWVTQFGVNAADPIVDGGRMFISSGYGKGCTLVQLTADQPPKEVWKSRVLRTQMNAAVLFDGHLFGVDGDTTEKASLKCVELSTGTEKWVHPGFGSGTVILADGKLIALAADGELSVAPASPQGFKQVASARVLTGKCWTVPVLSDGRIYCRNWKGQIVCVDVRK; the protein is encoded by the coding sequence ATGACCCTGCGATTCCCAATGATGATCTGCTCCGTGCTCCTGCTTGCGGCGACGACGTCGCGCGGGGCCGACTGGCCCGTGTGGCGCGGGCCATCGGGTAGCGGCATCTCCACCGAGGCCGGATGGGCTCCATGGGACGAAAAGGGGCCGCGAATCGCCTGGCGGGCGCAGGTGGGCGTGGGATTCTCGTCATTCGTTGCCGCCAGGGGCAGGGTTTACACCGCCGGCTATGCCGACGATGCCGACTCGATCGTGTGCCTGGACGCCGAGACCGGCAAGGTCGTCTGGAAGCACAGCTACCCTGCGGAACTGGGCGCTAAGTTCTTCGAAGGCGGCACCACCGGCACGCCGACCGTGGACGGAGATCGCGTTTACTTTCTCAGCCGCGCGGGCGATGTCTGGTGCCTGGATGCCGCCGCGGGCAAGCCGATCTGGTCGGCGAACATCCAGAAGCAGCTCGGCGTAAACGTCCCCGGTTGGGGGTTTGGCGGCGCGCCCGTCGTGCACCAGGATCTGCTGCTCCTGAACGCCGGCGAAGCGGGCGTCGCACTCGACAAGGCCAGCGGCAAGGTCGTCTGGCAATCGGGGAAGAAGGATGCCGGCTATTCCACGCCGTACCTTACCCGTGTCGGAACGGACACGCTGGCGATCTTCGGGTCTGCCCAGTCATACATCGCCGTGAATCCGCAGACCGGAAAGGAGGCATGGCGTGTCCGCTGGGTGACGCAGTTTGGGGTGAATGCCGCCGATCCGATCGTTGACGGCGGCCGAATGTTTATCAGCAGTGGCTACGGCAAGGGGTGCACGCTGGTGCAACTGACCGCCGATCAGCCGCCGAAAGAGGTCTGGAAGTCGCGCGTGCTGCGAACGCAGATGAACGCGGCGGTCCTGTTCGACGGTCATCTTTTTGGGGTGGACGGGGACACGACGGAGAAGGCGTCGCTGAAGTGCGTCGAACTAAGCACCGGCACCGAGAAGTGGGTGCACCCCGGGTTCGGTTCGGGCACGGTCATTCTTGCCGACGGCAAGCTGATTGCCCTGGCCGCCGACGGGGAGTTGTCGGTCGCCCCGGCGTCGCCGCAGGGGTTTAAGCAGGTCGCCAGTGCCCGGGTCCTCACCGGCAAGTGCTGGACGGTCCCCGTCCTGTCGGACGGTCGGATCTACTGCCGTAATTGGAAGGGGCAGATCGTGTGCGTGGACGTTCGCAAGTAA
- a CDS encoding 7-carboxy-7-deazaguanine synthase QueE: MKLSELFYSIQGEGKLVGVPSVFIRASGCNLRCTWCDTPYASWNPEGDDVPVAEIMRQVAAIGAKHVVITGGEPMIMPDIEDLCVALKSAGHHITIETAATVWKDVPHDLASLSPKLANSTPTEREEGKYAAAHERQRLNYSVIQRFIDSAPVFQLKFVVAGEADLTEIEQILARLDDWTPADVLLMPEGTDAATLNSRTHWVSEVCKKRGYRFCPRLHVMMYGNRRGT, from the coding sequence GTGAAACTCTCCGAACTCTTCTACTCGATTCAAGGCGAAGGAAAGCTGGTTGGCGTTCCTTCGGTGTTCATTCGCGCCAGCGGGTGCAACCTGCGATGCACCTGGTGCGATACGCCTTATGCGAGTTGGAACCCTGAAGGCGACGATGTCCCGGTTGCCGAGATCATGCGGCAGGTGGCCGCGATCGGCGCAAAGCACGTGGTGATCACCGGTGGCGAGCCGATGATCATGCCCGATATCGAAGACCTCTGCGTCGCCCTCAAATCCGCGGGCCATCACATCACCATCGAAACGGCGGCGACGGTCTGGAAGGATGTTCCGCACGACCTGGCGTCGCTGTCGCCCAAGCTGGCCAACAGCACGCCGACCGAACGTGAAGAGGGCAAGTACGCCGCGGCGCACGAGCGGCAGCGACTGAACTATTCCGTCATCCAGCGCTTCATCGATTCGGCCCCGGTGTTCCAGCTCAAGTTCGTGGTGGCCGGCGAAGCGGACCTCACGGAAATTGAACAGATTCTGGCCCGGCTCGACGACTGGACCCCGGCCGACGTGCTTCTGATGCCGGAAGGCACCGACGCGGCCACGCTCAATAGCCGCACACATTGGGTCAGCGAAGTGTGCAAGAAACGGGGCTACCGCTTCTGCCCGAGACTGCACGTGATGATGTACGGCAACAGGCGTGGCACCTGA
- a CDS encoding YidH family protein: MKPDSASTPKTVEQDPRVIFAAERTLLAWIRTGLALMGFGFVVARFGLFIAELTAARAGAGQIPADSSRGRVSLAIGVVLVVTGVVMNLLSTMSHVRTMRRLRDGVAITPNAWSAATMLALLMAALGAAMACYLLFVH, translated from the coding sequence ATGAAACCCGACAGCGCGTCCACTCCGAAAACCGTCGAACAGGATCCTCGCGTCATCTTTGCCGCCGAGCGAACCCTGCTCGCGTGGATTCGAACCGGCCTGGCATTGATGGGGTTTGGCTTTGTGGTCGCACGGTTCGGGCTGTTCATCGCGGAACTTACCGCGGCCCGGGCCGGCGCGGGGCAGATCCCCGCCGACTCAAGCCGCGGCCGGGTGAGCTTGGCGATCGGCGTGGTGCTGGTGGTCACCGGCGTGGTGATGAACCTGCTGTCGACCATGAGCCATGTTCGCACGATGCGCCGTCTGCGCGACGGCGTCGCGATCACACCCAACGCCTGGTCGGCCGCGACCATGCTCGCACTCCTGATGGCTGCCCTAGGCGCGGCGATGGCCTGTTACCTTCTGTTCGTGCACTGA
- a CDS encoding Gfo/Idh/MocA family protein: MTLSRRRFLSATAAATAYLSAPYILRGADAGRKYRTALIGSGWWGKNILKEGLASGRCKVTSLCDVDSANLEVSADQIAALSGDDPKTYQDYRELLEKDKPEVVIVATPDHWHALTTIAALKAGAHVFVEKPTGHTVNESRAMLRASQQAERLVQVGLHRRIGPHHVSAMKFLRSGAVGKVGMVRLFVHGGGTGPEKPTPNSAPPDGMDWNMWCGPAPLRPFNTKLHPGGWRNFLDYANGTIGDWGVHWLDQVMWWSGEKYPKRVFSTAGRPIRGAAILNDREQTTDTPDHQTATFEFQDFTCVWENRAFAGNDAEKHKLGAYFYGTKGTLHIGWRDGWTFYPTSSNEKQVHEDAQLQQPDGHNIKLLWADFIEAIEIRRPGVADIGLAHRSSVLPMLAQVSCKVGRSLEWDADKELVINDPQANALLSRPYRAPWVYPAI; this comes from the coding sequence ATGACGCTTTCCCGCCGCCGCTTTTTGTCGGCAACCGCCGCCGCAACCGCGTATCTGTCTGCGCCCTATATTCTTCGCGGTGCCGATGCCGGTCGAAAGTACCGTACCGCGCTGATCGGCAGTGGCTGGTGGGGCAAGAACATCCTGAAGGAAGGCCTTGCCTCCGGCCGGTGCAAGGTGACGTCGCTTTGCGATGTCGATTCGGCCAACCTGGAAGTCTCGGCCGATCAAATCGCCGCGCTGTCAGGGGATGACCCAAAGACGTATCAGGACTACCGCGAGTTGCTCGAGAAGGACAAGCCCGAGGTGGTCATCGTCGCCACGCCGGACCACTGGCACGCCCTGACGACCATCGCCGCGCTCAAGGCCGGCGCGCACGTGTTTGTCGAGAAGCCGACGGGGCACACCGTGAACGAAAGCCGGGCGATGCTGCGGGCGTCGCAGCAGGCGGAGCGGCTGGTGCAGGTCGGCCTGCACCGTCGGATCGGCCCGCATCACGTGAGCGCCATGAAGTTCCTGCGGTCGGGGGCGGTGGGCAAGGTGGGCATGGTGCGACTGTTCGTCCACGGCGGCGGCACCGGCCCGGAAAAACCAACGCCCAACAGCGCCCCGCCCGATGGCATGGACTGGAACATGTGGTGCGGACCGGCGCCGCTGAGGCCGTTCAACACCAAGCTGCACCCCGGCGGCTGGCGCAACTTCCTGGACTATGCCAATGGCACCATTGGCGACTGGGGCGTGCACTGGCTCGACCAGGTGATGTGGTGGAGTGGCGAGAAGTACCCGAAGCGCGTCTTCAGCACCGCCGGCCGGCCCATTCGCGGGGCGGCGATTCTGAACGATCGCGAACAGACCACCGATACGCCCGACCACCAGACCGCGACGTTCGAGTTCCAGGATTTCACCTGCGTCTGGGAGAACCGGGCCTTCGCCGGCAATGACGCCGAGAAGCATAAGCTGGGCGCATACTTCTACGGGACCAAGGGAACGCTGCACATCGGCTGGCGCGACGGGTGGACCTTCTACCCTACCAGCAGCAATGAGAAGCAGGTGCACGAAGACGCCCAGTTGCAGCAGCCCGACGGGCACAACATCAAGCTGCTTTGGGCAGATTTCATCGAAGCGATCGAGATCCGCCGGCCGGGCGTGGCCGACATTGGCCTGGCGCACCGGTCATCGGTGTTGCCGATGCTGGCGCAGGTCTCGTGCAAGGTGGGTCGGAGCCTGGAGTGGGACGCAGACAAGGAATTGGTCATCAACGACCCGCAGGCCAACGCACTGCTCAGCCGGCCGTATCGCGCGCCGTGGGTTTATCCGGCCATCTAG